The Nitrospirota bacterium genome contains the following window.
TGCAGACCGCCACCGGCACTCCGGCCTCGAGAAACGTATAAATCGGGTGCGGCCGGCCGTTCTTGACCGCGCCGGTGTGGTAGTTGGACGTGAGGCAACACTCCACCAGCACCCGGTCGGCAGCCAGGCGCTTGATCAGCGCGGGGTCCTGCACCGCCGAGCAGCCGTGACCAATCCGCGTCACGCCCAGCACGTCCAGCGCTTGCCAGATACATTCCGGGCCTTCGTCTTCCCCCGCGTGCACGGTGAGCCCGAGTCCGCCTTTGCGGGCGATGTCGTACGCGTCGCGGAAGAGCCGCGGAGGGTTGCCGCGCTCCGCGCCGGCGAGGTCGAAGCCCACCACGCCGGTGCGAGTATGCAAGTGCTGGGCTTCGCTGATCGCCTGCCGAGCCAGGATCTTGGCGATGTGGGGGCCCTGCTGGCGCATGGCGATGATGATCAGGCCGGTCCGAACGCCGTAGCGGTCTTCCGCGTGGTTGAGGCCCGATAACACGGCGCTGGTGGCCTGGCGCAGGGTCAGCCCCGCGTATGTGTGGATCACGGGCGAGTAGCGCAACTCCAGCGCCGTCACGCCGTGGCCAGCGGCCTCGCCGACAATGGCCTCGACGACGCGGGTGATGTTGTCGTAAAACTGAGTGATCCAGGCCGGGTAGTGGAACTTGTCCAGGTAGCGAATCAACGTGCCTTCTTCCTCGGACTGGAGGGTGAGCAACCGTTCCATGTCCGCGATGGTCTCGACCGGGGACAACCCGTGCTTGGTCATCAGCTCCCAGGTGAGCTCGACCGGTATCGACCCGTCCACGTGCTGGTGGAGCTCGGTTTTCGGGATTTGGCGGACGGCGTTGGTGAAGTCGGTGGCGGGATCGGTCACGGTGAACGAAATTATAACAAATCACGGTTGCGGGACGAGAAAGACCTCGCTATGCTGAACCACGTCACCGAGGCTTCGGACATGCGGACGATCGCGTTTTTGGGACTGGGCATCATGGGGAGCCGAATGGCCGCGCGGCTGTTGGCGGCCGGCTGGGGCGTGCGTGTGTGGAACCGCACGCCGGCCCGCGTCCAGGTCCTGGAGCAGAAGGGAGCGGTGGTGACCCGGTCTCCGTCGGAGGCGGCTTCCGGCGCCGACGTCGCCATCACCATGCTGGGTGATCCCGCGTCCGTGCGGGACGTGGCGCTGGGCGCTGGCGGGCTGATCGAGGCGCTCGCGCCGGGCTCGATCTATATCGACATGACGACGGTCGATCCAGCCACGTCAAGAGGGTTGGACTGCGCCTGCCGAGCCCGCGGCGTGG
Protein-coding sequences here:
- the add gene encoding adenosine deaminase encodes the protein MTDPATDFTNAVRQIPKTELHQHVDGSIPVELTWELMTKHGLSPVETIADMERLLTLQSEEEGTLIRYLDKFHYPAWITQFYDNITRVVEAIVGEAAGHGVTALELRYSPVIHTYAGLTLRQATSAVLSGLNHAEDRYGVRTGLIIIAMRQQGPHIAKILARQAISEAQHLHTRTGVVGFDLAGAERGNPPRLFRDAYDIARKGGLGLTVHAGEDEGPECIWQALDVLGVTRIGHGCSAVQDPALIKRLAADRVLVECCLTSNYHTGAVKNGRPHPIYTFLEAGVPVAVCTDNTTVSRTHQTAENVRLAEKLSLIEIADIHDRARAHSFLRDVRPASPAAV